One genomic region from Pseudochaenichthys georgianus chromosome 15, fPseGeo1.2, whole genome shotgun sequence encodes:
- the pyroxd2 gene encoding pyridine nucleotide-disulfide oxidoreductase domain-containing protein 2 isoform X1 yields MWTDRGRRAAAVVGTVTRSRSSQAALKSQYDALVIGGGHNGLVAAAYLQKGGVKTAVLERRHVLGGAAVSEELFPGFHFSRCSYLLSLLRPHITAELELKKHGLKVYMRDPHAFTPMLEEGVNGAPPRSLTLGADLAMNLREIGKFSQKDAKAFPEFVAYLDKLASAIHPLLDAPPVDIPGVTTGSLRKRLAAAKTLKPIVKCGLRLGRNIPDLYEIITAPIMKILNRWFESEPLRATLATDAVIGAMISPSNPGSGYVLLHHVMGELEKDMGAWGYVEGGMGGVSNAIANSARSYGVDIFTEKDVGQVLVGSDGAAKGVVLKDGTEIHSKVVLSNATPYVTFKNLTPQEALSPEFIKAVDQIDYTSPVTKINVAVDKLPNFLACPTPDNKPGPHHQCSIHLNCERVELLEIAYKEAVNGRPSTRPMLEMTIPSVLDPTLAPPGCHVVSLFTQYTPYHIEGREWTDQDREAYADTAFDWVEKYAPGFKASVVGRDILAPPDLERIFGLTGGNIFHGSMSLDQLYLARPLPSLSDYRSPIKGLYLCGSGCHPGGGVMGSPGWNAALTVIADLKRR; encoded by the exons ATGTGGACTGATCGAGGACGGAGGGCTGCGGCTGTTGTGGGGACTGTGACCAGATCCAGATCAAGTCAGGCCGCTTTAAAATCCCAGTATGACGCTCTGGTTATTGGGGGAG GACACAATGGACTGGTGGCA gCTGCCTATCTTCAGAAGGGAGGAGTGAAGACGGCAGTCCTGGAGCGCAGACATGTGTTGGGAGGAGCAGCTGTTTCAGAAGAACTCTTTCCTG GTTTCCACTTCTCCAGGTGTTCCTATCTGCTCAGTTTATTAAGACCTCACATAACAGCAGAATTGGAGCTTAAG AAACATGGGCTGAAGGTGTATATGAGGGACCCCCATGCTTTCACTCCCATGTTGGAGGAAGGGGTGAACGGGGCCCCACCGAGGTCTCTCACCCTGGGCGCAGATCTGGCCATGAATCTGAGGGAGATCGGCAAGTTCTCACAGAAGGACGCTAAG GCCTTTCCAGAATTTGTTGCATACCTTGACAAGCTAGCATCAGCGATCCACCCTCTCCTGGATGCTCCTCCCGTAGACATCCCAGGTGTTACAACTGGATCACTAAGGAAGAGGCTGGCTGCAGCTAAAACACTTAAGCCTATTGTCAAATGCG GCCTGAGACTTGGCAGAAATATTCCAGACTTGTATGAGATCATAACTGCACCAATAATGAAG ATCCTCAATCGGTGGTTTGAGTCTGAGCCACTGAGAGCAACACTGGCTACTGATGCTGTGATAGGAGCCATGATAAGTCCTAGTAATCCTGGTAGTGG GTATGTGCTCCTGCACCATGTAATGGGAGAGTTGGAGAAGGATATGGGAGCATGGGGTTATGTGGAGGGAGGCATGGGAGGCGTGTCTAACGCTATTGCTAATTCTGCTCGATCCTATGGTGTAGACATTTTCACTGAGAAG GATGTAGGACAGGTCCTGGTGGGTTCAGATGGTGCTGCCAAGGGTGTGGTGCTGAAGGATGGCACAGAGATCCACAGTAAAGTCGTTTTGTCAAATGCTACACCCTATGTTACCTTCAAGAACCTCACACCACAG GAAGCTCTATCTCCAGAGTTCATCAAAGCCGTAGATCAGATAGACTACACTTCGCCTGTGACCAAGATCAATG TGGCAGTGGACAAGCTGCCAAACTTCCTAGCATGTCCAACTCCAGATAATAAACCTGGACCCCATCATCAGTGCTCTATCCATCTCAACTGTGAAAGAGTGGAGCTGCTGGAGATTGCTTACAAAGAGGCCGTGAATGGACGTCCCTCAACAAG ACCCATGCTGGAGATGACCATCCCCTCAGTGTTGGATCCTACTCTCGCTCCCCCTGGCTGCCATGTGGTGTCCCTGTTCACCCAGTACACCCCCTACCACATAGAGGGCAGGGAGTGGACTGACCAGGACAGAGAGGCCTACGCAGACACTG CATTTGACTGGGTGGAGAAATACGCCCCAGGGTTTAAAGCCTCAGTGGTGGGCCGGGACATCCTGGCTCCACCTGACCTGGAGAGGATCTTTGGGCTCACAGGAGGG AATATCTTCCATGGATCAATGTCGCTGGACCAGCTCTACCTAGCACGACCTttgccctctctctctgactacCGCTCACCAATAAAAGGGCTGTATCTGTGTGGCAGTGGCTGTCATCCAG GTGGTGGTGTGATGGGTTCTCCCGGATGGAACGCAGCGCTCACTGTCATAGCTGACCTGAAACGTCGCTAA
- the pyroxd2 gene encoding pyridine nucleotide-disulfide oxidoreductase domain-containing protein 2 isoform X2: MTLWLLGEAAYLQKGGVKTAVLERRHVLGGAAVSEELFPGFHFSRCSYLLSLLRPHITAELELKKHGLKVYMRDPHAFTPMLEEGVNGAPPRSLTLGADLAMNLREIGKFSQKDAKAFPEFVAYLDKLASAIHPLLDAPPVDIPGVTTGSLRKRLAAAKTLKPIVKCGLRLGRNIPDLYEIITAPIMKILNRWFESEPLRATLATDAVIGAMISPSNPGSGYVLLHHVMGELEKDMGAWGYVEGGMGGVSNAIANSARSYGVDIFTEKDVGQVLVGSDGAAKGVVLKDGTEIHSKVVLSNATPYVTFKNLTPQEALSPEFIKAVDQIDYTSPVTKINVAVDKLPNFLACPTPDNKPGPHHQCSIHLNCERVELLEIAYKEAVNGRPSTRPMLEMTIPSVLDPTLAPPGCHVVSLFTQYTPYHIEGREWTDQDREAYADTAFDWVEKYAPGFKASVVGRDILAPPDLERIFGLTGGNIFHGSMSLDQLYLARPLPSLSDYRSPIKGLYLCGSGCHPGGGVMGSPGWNAALTVIADLKRR; the protein is encoded by the exons ATGACGCTCTGGTTATTGGGGGAG gCTGCCTATCTTCAGAAGGGAGGAGTGAAGACGGCAGTCCTGGAGCGCAGACATGTGTTGGGAGGAGCAGCTGTTTCAGAAGAACTCTTTCCTG GTTTCCACTTCTCCAGGTGTTCCTATCTGCTCAGTTTATTAAGACCTCACATAACAGCAGAATTGGAGCTTAAG AAACATGGGCTGAAGGTGTATATGAGGGACCCCCATGCTTTCACTCCCATGTTGGAGGAAGGGGTGAACGGGGCCCCACCGAGGTCTCTCACCCTGGGCGCAGATCTGGCCATGAATCTGAGGGAGATCGGCAAGTTCTCACAGAAGGACGCTAAG GCCTTTCCAGAATTTGTTGCATACCTTGACAAGCTAGCATCAGCGATCCACCCTCTCCTGGATGCTCCTCCCGTAGACATCCCAGGTGTTACAACTGGATCACTAAGGAAGAGGCTGGCTGCAGCTAAAACACTTAAGCCTATTGTCAAATGCG GCCTGAGACTTGGCAGAAATATTCCAGACTTGTATGAGATCATAACTGCACCAATAATGAAG ATCCTCAATCGGTGGTTTGAGTCTGAGCCACTGAGAGCAACACTGGCTACTGATGCTGTGATAGGAGCCATGATAAGTCCTAGTAATCCTGGTAGTGG GTATGTGCTCCTGCACCATGTAATGGGAGAGTTGGAGAAGGATATGGGAGCATGGGGTTATGTGGAGGGAGGCATGGGAGGCGTGTCTAACGCTATTGCTAATTCTGCTCGATCCTATGGTGTAGACATTTTCACTGAGAAG GATGTAGGACAGGTCCTGGTGGGTTCAGATGGTGCTGCCAAGGGTGTGGTGCTGAAGGATGGCACAGAGATCCACAGTAAAGTCGTTTTGTCAAATGCTACACCCTATGTTACCTTCAAGAACCTCACACCACAG GAAGCTCTATCTCCAGAGTTCATCAAAGCCGTAGATCAGATAGACTACACTTCGCCTGTGACCAAGATCAATG TGGCAGTGGACAAGCTGCCAAACTTCCTAGCATGTCCAACTCCAGATAATAAACCTGGACCCCATCATCAGTGCTCTATCCATCTCAACTGTGAAAGAGTGGAGCTGCTGGAGATTGCTTACAAAGAGGCCGTGAATGGACGTCCCTCAACAAG ACCCATGCTGGAGATGACCATCCCCTCAGTGTTGGATCCTACTCTCGCTCCCCCTGGCTGCCATGTGGTGTCCCTGTTCACCCAGTACACCCCCTACCACATAGAGGGCAGGGAGTGGACTGACCAGGACAGAGAGGCCTACGCAGACACTG CATTTGACTGGGTGGAGAAATACGCCCCAGGGTTTAAAGCCTCAGTGGTGGGCCGGGACATCCTGGCTCCACCTGACCTGGAGAGGATCTTTGGGCTCACAGGAGGG AATATCTTCCATGGATCAATGTCGCTGGACCAGCTCTACCTAGCACGACCTttgccctctctctctgactacCGCTCACCAATAAAAGGGCTGTATCTGTGTGGCAGTGGCTGTCATCCAG GTGGTGGTGTGATGGGTTCTCCCGGATGGAACGCAGCGCTCACTGTCATAGCTGACCTGAAACGTCGCTAA